One part of the Hydrogenobacter sp. T-2 genome encodes these proteins:
- the lptB gene encoding LPS export ABC transporter ATP-binding protein — protein sequence MLTATEIRKSFKKREILKGIDLELKRSEIVGLLGPNGAGKTTLFNCLVGFLSVDGGKIELDGEDITQMPAHERARKGITFLPQEHTLFEDLTVLENLLIFLEFFEEGKESQLARAEELLVDFGLWELRNQRAGRLSGGQKRRLEVARSLIPKPKYIFFDEPFTGIDPIMIADIRSIILSLKQQNIGVLITDHNVRETIRMVDRVYIISDGRILAEGEPHEVSEREDVREVYLGRDFSW from the coding sequence GTGTTGACCGCAACAGAAATAAGGAAGAGTTTCAAGAAAAGGGAAATTCTAAAGGGTATAGACCTTGAGCTTAAAAGGAGTGAGATAGTGGGGCTTCTTGGACCAAATGGTGCTGGTAAAACGACTCTGTTTAACTGTCTTGTGGGTTTTTTGTCCGTAGATGGAGGAAAGATAGAGCTTGACGGTGAAGATATAACCCAAATGCCTGCCCATGAGAGGGCAAGGAAAGGTATAACCTTCCTACCTCAGGAGCATACCCTTTTTGAAGACCTCACAGTCCTTGAAAACCTACTCATATTCCTTGAATTTTTTGAGGAAGGTAAAGAATCACAGCTCGCAAGAGCAGAGGAGCTTCTCGTAGACTTTGGACTATGGGAACTAAGAAACCAAAGGGCCGGTAGGTTATCCGGAGGTCAAAAGAGAAGGCTTGAGGTGGCCAGGTCTCTCATACCAAAGCCAAAATATATATTTTTTGATGAGCCTTTTACAGGTATTGACCCAATAATGATTGCAGATATAAGGTCAATCATACTAAGCCTCAAGCAACAAAACATAGGTGTGCTCATAACAGACCACAATGTAAGGGAAACAATAAGGATGGTAGACAGGGTTTACATAATAAGCGATGGCAGAATATTGGCTGAGGGTGAACCACACGAGGTAAGTGAAAGGGAAGATGTAAGGGAAGTTTATCTTGGAAGGGATTTCAGTTGGTAG